The stretch of DNA ATCAGCCGCTTCATAAAGGTCTATCAGAACGTGGAGGGCGGCCCCACCCCGGCCAGGGGCGCGATGCTCCTCGCCCACGCCATGTTCTCGTCGATCATCAACGGCAGGTTCGCGAGGCAGCTCGCCGAGCGTTTTGACTGCAGGATCACCCTCGACGGGAAGCAGGCGCCGTTTCGCAACTACATGATGATCTTCGCTGGCACCATGTCCACGCTCGGGTTCAACTTCAGGCCCCTGTACCGATCGACCTCTGTGAAGGGAAAGTTCCAGGCGGTGTGCATCTCCGCAAGCGGCCGCCAGCTCCTCTACACGTTCCCCCGCGCATTCTTTGCGCTCCCGTCCAACTCCGAGCACTACGTGGACGAGATGGCCGAGAAGATGGTGATCGAGTTCCCGAAACCCATGGAGTACACCGTAGACGGGGACTTTGCGGAGAGTCCTGCGGAGAGGATTGAGATAGCCACCGGCCCGAGGCTGACATTGATCGTGTCCTGAACCCGCGCATTTGGCACGGGTTATGCTCCATAAGCATATAGCCGGTTTCATAAGGTGTCGGCGCGTTGCCCTGTGCTGCCCTGGAGGGCGGAAAGGACGGCTGCTATGGCTCTTTTGACGGGGATCTGCGGTGCGCATCGCCGGCCTGGCCTTCTCAGGCATATGTCCGCTGGCGTCATCCTGTTGACGGCCTTTATCGTTTTGAGCGGCTGCCTGGGCGGAGGAGGAGGGGGCCCCGTTTCAGGGGGATTGAGCCAGACCACCGGCACCATCTGCATGACCGGCGACTATTCGTACAGGGTCGATCTGTCCGGCGCGACCGCGTACGACCGGACTGTCGAGGTCAACCCGTTCGAGTCCGCGTATCAGGGCAGCATCGGGGGACAGATCAGGGGGCTCGCCTCCCTCGCGGTCGAGATGCCGGGCTCCGACACCTCCGAGGTGCTCTTCTGGGGCAGCGGCGCGTCCATCAAGTACGGCACGCTCGAGAAGACCCTGGGACAGGTGCTGCTCAAGAAGCCCGGCGCAGTGAACGACATCGCGCCCATCCTCCACGCCGGCAAGCGCATGCTCGTCTACGGGACCGAGAGGGGGCTCGGCATCGCGGGTCCTGACGCGGCAGGCACAGGCTACCTCGACTACTCGACGCAGGGCGCGTGGAGATCGGTGCCCGACGGGGTCAGCTCGCTCGACGTCTCCGACGACGGGGCCGCGATTTTCTTCACCAGCTCGGAAGGGTTCGTGCAGCAGATCGCGCTTGCCGAGCTGATTGCGGGCGAGGAGTGCTCGGGTGTGATCGCCGCCGAAGTCGTGGGGGAGGACGGGTCGTCAGGCCTCCTGCCCGCCAGGACCCAGGCCGGGTCCGGCCACATATTCGTCCTTTCGAAGCCTGCGTCCAGCGTCGCCTCTTCGGCGCCGACTTTCGAGCAGGCCTACTACCCGATCTTTTCGGCAATGATCGGCGACGGGATCTACGGCAGGGTGAGGGCATATCCTGTCTCGGGCGGCTCCCCGGTGGAGATGGGGTTCGCTGCGCGAAACTCAAGCTTCGACGGGTTCGACCGGTTCATCCCCACCGACATAGCCTGGGACGGCCAGAGCCTCTACGTGGTCGGGCTCGCCTACGATCAGCAGTCGGTGAGCGACTTCCTGGCGCAGAAGTGCTCAACGAGCGCGAATCAGTCGGAGCAGCTCAAGTGCATGGCGCAGGCGGCAAAGGACGGGACGCTCGCGACCTTTGACGGAGGCACCGGGATTTTCCGCTTCATCGGCGGATTCTTCGTGTACCGCGACATGTCGGACCTATCTAAGGCGGATCACTTCAAGCAGATCCAGCTCACGGGGCTCAAGCACCAGGAGGATGCGCCGCCTTACCTCTTCGCGATAGCGGTGCAGTCGGAGCGCGCCTTCGTCAGGGGGCCCAATTTCCTGGCGTCGATCGCGCGGGGGGAGGGCGACGGCGGCGAGGGCTGGAAAGTGGAGATGGACGCCGACAAGTCCGAGGGCCTGGTCGCGGGGGTTCCCAACCGCATGGCGCCTTACCTCGGCGGCGCGGCGGCGAGCTTCACCGCGATGAAGGGCGCCGACGGCTCGGGCGCGTCGGCGGTCGAGGTCATGACCGGCGCCGGGTCGTTCTCCCTGCTCGACACGGGCGCGATCTACGTGAGGCCCGACGGGGCCGGCCAGAGCACGGGGCTCATCGCAGCGATCGAGATGCAGAGCGACCGCGGCGGGTGGCTGTACCTCGAGAACGCGGCGAGCAGGCACGCGATCGACCCCGGGATGTCCGACTCGTACGTAAGCGGCGCCGCTTACGACGGCGCGACAGTCGCCTTTGCGGCATCGCAGACCGGGACCGCGACCCAGCCCGAGTACATGCGCAGCTGGCACATCATGGTCCAGTCCGGGAGCAAGGCGTCGACCCGCGGGTCGCTCCCTGTGGCGAGGGGAGGGGGCTCGAACGGGGAGTTCGTGGGGTTCCCCGAGGTGAAGACAGGGGAGGAGAAACCGAGCGAGAAGCGCGGGGTCGCAGGGATCGGCATCGGCTCCGGCGCCGTGGCGGTCCTGTACAGGGGATACTCAGGCGGCAAGTGGTACCACCAGCTGTTTCTCTACGGGCTCACCAAGACCGGAGACGTGTTCAACCAGCCTTCGTACCTGGCCAGCTCGGCCCTCATAACCACAGTGGCGTCGAGCTCGGCGCACGGCGGCCGGGTGCTGCGCGTGGCAAAGAGCGGCTCGGACTTCGAGGTGATATTCACGACCCCGAAGAACATCTACAAGTGGGTCTCCTCCTCAGGCACGCCGGAATCCCTCTACAGCAGCGACAAGCTGGTGGACGCGGCGCTGGACGCCAAAGACCCCGCCAGGATAGCGATCGTCTCAGGCTTCAACGTGCACGTGAAGAGCCTCTCGGCGATGGCGGCTCAGGGCGCGTCGGTCCAGATACAGCCCAAGCCGGGCACGACCATGACCTATCCCTACGGCGCGAAGGTTGCGCTCTCAGGCTCGGCGCTCGCATTGACCACGCCCTACGGCGCGGACGCGACTTTCTCGGTGTTCCAGGCGGGATCGGGCTCGATCGCGCCGCTGGCCTCAACGAAGCTCTCCAGGTTCCTGGACGTGAGGATCTTCGGCTCGTTCCCGAACCACCTCCTGGCCAGCTCCCAGTCGAGCGGCATAGAGATCTACGGGATGTCGGGTAATTGAAGGGCAGCGATCAGATCAGCAGCCGGAACTTTCCATCCGCTATGTCCTGCTTCGCCCGCTCGTATCGCTCCGGGGTCCCCAGGTCGTTGAAATAGCCCTCGTAAAGGTGAGACCCTGTCTTCCCCTTCCGCTCGATGAGAACCTTGAGGCCGTCCTCTATGAGGCACGCCTCGCGGCCTGCGGCGGGCAGCGCGTCGAATATAGCGGGCCCCATTATCGAGAGCCCGGTGAAGAAGTGGTCTCCCCGGCCGAAGGATTCGACGCTTCCGTCTTCAGCCACGGACAGAGGAGTGTAGGAGTCGCCGTCGTCCAGCCTCTTGACCACGAGGGTCGCGTCGGCGCCGGAGCGCGAGTGACTTTCGGCCGCGGCCGCGATGTCCGCCGCAGTAAGGCCGTCCGCGTTGAGCACA from Pseudomonadota bacterium encodes:
- a CDS encoding NTP transferase domain-containing protein, whose translation is MAHGIESAMLLAAGLGTRLRPLTLTTPKPLLPLDGGLLIDHQLRYLAGAGIKRVVVNLHHLGRMIRDHAGDGGRYGLEILYSEEPKILGTGGGIKAAARFFGRAPFVVLNADGLTAADIAAAAESHSRSGADATLVVKRLDDGDSYTPLSVAEDGSVESFGRGDHFFTGLSIMGPAIFDALPAAGREACLIEDGLKVLIERKGKTGSHLYEGYFNDLGTPERYERAKQDIADGKFRLLI